In Synechococcus sp. CB0101, a genomic segment contains:
- a CDS encoding chloride channel protein: MLAWAALVGGLTGLAVVGFHFLLGFINNFLYGPVVEGLIGLFRAAPPEPPPLPEPTAAPGTPLGALLQIGLGGLAFLPPPPPPPDPIPLPGDPLPLWLSAWPVVLVPLLGGVAVGALRQWTRDLGPSLPSLMAMADGSVQAAPKPPFVRLLAASLSLGSGASLGPEGPSVESGGNIGLWVAGKGGLSPDSQKALVAAGVAAGLAAGFKAPIAGLFFAFEGSYSTIPGRPSVRAVLVAAVASSLVTQLSLGDEPIFRLPAYEVRSPLELPLYLGLGLLASGMSLALLNLLSAGRSERVQRQLQRLPAWVVTGLGGLAVGLLALGFPQVLGVGYDTIGALLGRDGGIALLSLLGLLVVKLLATGLSSASGFVGGGFAPSLFLGAVLGNVYGQLLGEGGLQLAVAEPPAYAMVGMAAVLAGSARAPLTALLLLFELTHDIRIVLPLMAAAGLSALLVERWKGMADPGLLGPDLPEEQRRARLASIAVVDALEPESPLVLDGSTSAAAALEQLLDAHGHCLVVEEGGWVMALVTLEDLQRPISAGLSHQPLRDCRRSDLLWLCAEANLCQLEDQLQPNGLRQVPVFALDDQALPKLPVGIPSTGLPLSALQGLASRDGMARALARSSAQLTSLGAMTSM; this comes from the coding sequence TTGCTGGCCTGGGCTGCTCTGGTTGGCGGGCTGACCGGTTTGGCGGTGGTGGGCTTCCACTTCCTGCTGGGCTTCATCAACAACTTTCTCTATGGCCCGGTGGTGGAGGGGCTGATCGGCCTGTTCCGAGCCGCGCCCCCCGAACCGCCCCCGTTGCCGGAGCCGACGGCCGCTCCCGGCACCCCTTTGGGGGCGTTGTTGCAGATCGGTTTGGGCGGTCTGGCCTTCTTGCCGCCGCCTCCGCCGCCACCCGATCCCATTCCCCTGCCAGGCGATCCCCTGCCCCTGTGGCTGTCCGCCTGGCCGGTGGTGTTGGTGCCGCTGCTCGGTGGCGTGGCCGTTGGAGCGTTGCGCCAATGGACCCGTGATCTAGGCCCCAGCCTGCCGAGTCTGATGGCCATGGCCGATGGGAGTGTGCAGGCGGCGCCAAAGCCGCCGTTTGTGCGATTGCTGGCCGCCTCCCTCAGCCTGGGCAGTGGTGCCTCCCTGGGCCCGGAAGGTCCAAGTGTGGAGAGCGGCGGCAACATTGGCCTGTGGGTGGCTGGCAAGGGCGGCCTGTCGCCGGACTCGCAGAAAGCTCTGGTGGCAGCCGGTGTCGCTGCAGGTTTGGCGGCGGGCTTCAAGGCGCCGATCGCCGGCTTGTTTTTTGCCTTTGAAGGGAGCTACAGCACCATCCCCGGTCGCCCCAGCGTGCGGGCGGTGTTGGTGGCTGCTGTGGCGTCGTCGCTGGTCACCCAGCTCTCGCTGGGGGATGAGCCGATCTTCCGGCTCCCGGCCTATGAGGTGCGCTCACCGCTCGAGCTGCCCCTGTATCTCGGCTTGGGGCTGCTCGCCAGCGGCATGTCGCTGGCGCTGCTCAATTTGCTCTCGGCTGGCCGCAGCGAGCGGGTGCAACGCCAGCTGCAGCGGCTGCCGGCCTGGGTGGTCACCGGTCTGGGAGGGCTGGCCGTCGGTCTGCTGGCCCTTGGCTTTCCCCAGGTTCTGGGGGTGGGCTACGACACGATCGGGGCCCTTCTGGGCCGCGATGGTGGCATCGCTTTGCTGAGCCTGCTCGGCTTGCTGGTGGTGAAGTTGCTCGCCACAGGCCTCAGCAGTGCCTCGGGTTTTGTGGGCGGCGGCTTTGCGCCCTCGCTGTTTCTCGGTGCGGTGCTCGGCAATGTCTATGGCCAGCTGCTCGGCGAGGGCGGGTTGCAGCTGGCGGTGGCCGAACCACCTGCCTACGCCATGGTGGGCATGGCTGCGGTGTTGGCGGGCAGCGCTCGCGCCCCGCTCACAGCCCTGTTGCTGCTGTTTGAGCTCACCCACGACATCCGCATCGTGCTGCCGTTGATGGCAGCCGCTGGTTTGAGTGCGCTGCTGGTGGAGCGCTGGAAGGGCATGGCCGATCCAGGCTTGCTCGGCCCCGATCTACCGGAGGAGCAGCGGCGAGCCCGCCTGGCCTCCATCGCTGTGGTGGACGCTCTTGAGCCTGAGTCGCCGCTGGTGCTGGATGGATCCACCTCAGCGGCGGCGGCCTTGGAGCAGCTGCTCGATGCCCACGGCCACTGCCTGGTGGTGGAAGAGGGCGGCTGGGTGATGGCGCTCGTCACCCTCGAGGATCTGCAGCGGCCGATCTCAGCGGGGCTCAGCCATCAACCGCTGCGCGATTGCCGCCGTTCCGATTTGTTGTGGCTGTGTGCGGAGGCCAATCTCTGCCAGCTGGAGGATCAACTCCAGCCCAATGGCCTGCGGCAGGTGCCGGTGTTTGCACTCGATGATCAGGCCCTGCCGAAGTTACCGGTTGGTATTCCAAGCACGGGCCTGCCGTTATCAGCGCTCCAGGGGCTGGCCAGCCGTGATGGCATGGCCCGCGCCCTGGCGCGCTCCAGCGCTCAGTTGACCAGCTTGGGGGCGATGACTTCCATGTAG
- the hemC gene encoding hydroxymethylbilane synthase: protein MAASQLRIASRRSQLAMVQTHWVRDELAKAHEGLEITIEAMATQGDKILDVALAKIGDKGLFTKELEAQMLVDRADIAVHSLKDLPTNLPEGLMLGCITEREDPADALVVHEKHKDKTLATLPEGSVVGTSSLRRLAQLRHHFPHLTFKDVRGNVITRLEKLDSGEFDCLILAAAGLGRLGLGDRIHELIDPSISLHAVGQGALGIECREGDTAVLEQIKVLEHLPTARRCLAERAFLRELEGGCQVPIGVNTRFEGDELVLTGMVASLDGQRLIRDEARGDQKDPEAIGIALAHALRAQGAGEILEEIFATVRPEA, encoded by the coding sequence ATGGCCGCTTCCCAACTGCGCATTGCCTCCCGCCGCAGCCAGCTGGCCATGGTGCAGACCCACTGGGTGCGCGATGAACTGGCCAAGGCCCACGAGGGCCTGGAGATCACCATCGAGGCGATGGCCACCCAGGGCGACAAGATCCTGGATGTGGCCCTCGCCAAGATCGGTGACAAGGGCCTGTTCACCAAGGAGCTCGAGGCTCAGATGCTGGTGGACCGCGCCGATATCGCCGTCCACAGCCTCAAGGATCTGCCCACCAACCTGCCGGAGGGTCTGATGCTCGGCTGCATCACCGAGCGGGAAGACCCCGCCGATGCCCTGGTGGTGCACGAGAAGCACAAGGACAAGACCCTGGCGACCCTGCCGGAAGGCTCGGTGGTGGGCACCAGCTCCCTGCGCCGTTTGGCCCAGCTGCGCCACCACTTCCCGCACCTCACCTTCAAGGACGTGCGCGGCAACGTGATCACCCGCCTCGAGAAGCTGGATTCCGGGGAGTTCGATTGCTTGATCCTGGCCGCTGCTGGTCTGGGTCGTCTCGGTCTGGGCGACCGCATCCATGAGCTGATCGATCCCTCCATCTCCCTGCATGCCGTTGGTCAGGGTGCCCTTGGCATCGAGTGCCGCGAGGGTGATACGGCGGTGCTGGAGCAGATCAAAGTGCTTGAGCACCTGCCCACGGCCCGCCGTTGCCTGGCGGAGCGTGCCTTCCTGCGGGAGCTCGAGGGAGGCTGCCAGGTGCCCATCGGTGTGAACACCCGCTTCGAGGGCGACGAGCTGGTGCTCACCGGCATGGTGGCCAGCCTCGATGGTCAGCGCCTGATCCGTGATGAGGCCCGCGGTGATCAAAAGGATCCCGAAGCCATCGGCATCGCTCTGGCGCACGCCTTGCGGGCCCAGGGCGCCGGCGAGATCCTGGAGGAGATCTTTGCCACGGTCCGGCCTGAGGCCTGA
- a CDS encoding DUF1824 family protein — protein sequence MADASVSLDSLRGLRTAPQLDTAAALGLRAALLPRLQRCEWFTVGVMAPSADAAVQALRALEAALGWSAHELDPAGEALASIEGPVFLKANQNNGRFLVRRETGLGQGVLITGHSPVDPEAEDTWGPLPLDLFAA from the coding sequence ATGGCTGACGCCTCGGTTTCCCTCGACAGCCTGCGTGGTTTGCGCACGGCCCCCCAGTTGGATACGGCTGCGGCACTAGGCCTGCGCGCGGCCTTGCTGCCGCGGCTGCAGCGCTGTGAGTGGTTCACCGTGGGCGTGATGGCACCGTCGGCCGACGCAGCTGTTCAAGCACTTCGTGCTCTGGAGGCGGCCCTGGGCTGGTCGGCTCATGAGCTTGATCCGGCTGGTGAAGCCCTGGCCAGCATCGAGGGCCCGGTGTTCCTCAAAGCCAATCAGAACAATGGCCGTTTTCTGGTGCGCCGCGAAACCGGACTGGGACAAGGCGTGCTGATCACGGGGCACAGCCCTGTGGATCCCGAGGCGGAAGACACCTGGGGCCCCCTGCCGTTGGATCTCTTCGCCGCCTGA
- a CDS encoding phosphatase PAP2 family protein — MRAWLRLLRDWLAALGPWRLGFAVVTALVLGWVGPQLGALRHPHLDEQLLDGVHRLIPEPIGELLLRVYQMSGVHLTAVLVLAVLIFLALKRFWAELICLVVGTSGILLIVDRWLKPLFDRRRPSGRLLEDISGRSFPSGHAAGSVVFYFLTCCLLSAHYPRLRRPLFLFSSGWVALVWLSTLYCRAHWLSDIAAGAAVGYVWLSFCLAGFTVWEQRCRPASPQPPHG; from the coding sequence ATGAGGGCCTGGCTTCGTCTCTTGCGCGACTGGCTTGCAGCCCTTGGGCCCTGGCGGCTGGGTTTTGCCGTCGTGACGGCCCTGGTGCTCGGGTGGGTCGGCCCTCAGTTGGGGGCGCTTCGCCATCCTCACCTCGATGAGCAGCTGCTGGATGGGGTGCATCGGTTGATCCCTGAGCCGATCGGGGAACTGCTGCTGCGGGTGTATCAGATGAGCGGTGTGCACCTCACCGCCGTGCTGGTGCTCGCGGTGCTGATCTTTCTGGCGCTGAAACGCTTCTGGGCCGAGCTGATCTGTTTGGTGGTGGGCACCAGCGGCATTTTGCTGATCGTGGATCGCTGGCTCAAGCCGCTGTTTGATCGGCGCCGGCCCAGTGGACGTTTGTTGGAGGACATCAGCGGCCGCAGCTTTCCCAGCGGCCATGCCGCGGGATCGGTGGTGTTCTATTTCCTCACCTGCTGCCTGCTCTCAGCCCATTACCCCCGGTTGCGCCGTCCTTTGTTTCTGTTCTCCAGCGGCTGGGTGGCCTTGGTGTGGCTCAGCACGCTGTATTGCCGTGCCCATTGGCTGAGCGATATCGCTGCTGGCGCCGCTGTGGGGTATGTGTGGCTCAGCTTCTGCCTGGCCGGCTTCACCGTCTGGGAGCAGCGTTGCCGCCCTGCCTCGCCCCAACCTCCCCATGGCTGA
- a CDS encoding glycosyltransferase family 39 protein translates to MQRFNAWLDQDARRSLLLAVLALLALSAGLYGQQLGGLGLMDKTEGLFVEIPRQMLVSGDWITPRWNGELFFDYPVWGYWMVGLSFRLFGVSEWAARLPAALAASATVLAVFAVLLLVAPAAEALHRRLGRALLGGTVLALCPGWIGWGRSSVTDMFLASGISLALLGFVLAHTAPAQRPWQRPLGFVALAVFCGIAVLAKGPVGLLLPGLVMLAFWALKGTLLQELRRTPWLALVALFLGVAAPWYGLATAANGSEFLGRFLGFSNLERFTSVIYDHPGPPWFYLPWVVLLLLPWSLYLPVAAARLRFWRLQVWRRTPEGEDLPLLALLWLVLMVAFFSAAATKLPGYILPALPGGSLLVTLLFVPLQPSSPALGAGLRITGWGNASLLALMGVAAVLAPRWLETDPSYPAFADALRASGLPWLLGIPLLLAAGAMALLLCRARQEWVWLPNAAGLAAALALVIPVLVPLIDRERQLPIRTLARLAAEQGQPGEPLMVVGYKRYSVVFYSGRPVLFVNSPRKAARSLGQAARSTPPTSVLLLGSDAELLEFGIGPGDGTPLGRQDAHRLMRLPVERLQQLEPS, encoded by the coding sequence ATGCAACGCTTCAACGCCTGGCTTGACCAGGACGCTCGTCGCAGCCTGCTGCTGGCTGTGCTCGCTCTCTTGGCCCTAAGCGCTGGCCTGTATGGGCAGCAGCTCGGTGGGCTTGGCCTGATGGACAAGACCGAGGGATTGTTTGTCGAAATCCCTCGCCAGATGCTGGTGAGCGGGGATTGGATCACCCCCCGTTGGAACGGTGAGCTGTTCTTCGACTACCCCGTGTGGGGCTACTGGATGGTGGGGCTCAGCTTCCGCCTGTTTGGCGTGAGCGAATGGGCAGCCCGCCTGCCGGCTGCGCTGGCGGCGAGCGCCACCGTGTTGGCCGTGTTTGCGGTGTTGTTGCTGGTTGCTCCGGCCGCCGAGGCCCTCCACCGGCGCTTGGGCCGTGCCCTGCTGGGCGGCACCGTGTTGGCCCTCTGCCCGGGATGGATCGGCTGGGGGCGTTCGTCGGTGACCGACATGTTTCTGGCCAGCGGGATCAGCCTCGCCCTGCTCGGCTTCGTGCTGGCGCATACCGCTCCAGCTCAACGGCCTTGGCAGCGCCCGCTGGGTTTTGTGGCCCTGGCTGTGTTCTGCGGCATTGCGGTGTTGGCCAAAGGCCCTGTGGGCCTGCTGTTGCCAGGGCTGGTGATGCTGGCGTTCTGGGCTCTGAAGGGCACGCTGCTCCAGGAGCTCCGCCGCACACCTTGGCTCGCTCTGGTGGCTCTCTTTCTTGGCGTAGCCGCCCCCTGGTACGGCCTGGCTACGGCTGCCAATGGCAGTGAATTTCTCGGGCGCTTTCTGGGTTTCAGCAACCTGGAACGCTTCACCTCGGTGATTTACGACCACCCAGGCCCGCCTTGGTTCTACCTGCCCTGGGTGGTGCTGCTCTTGCTCCCCTGGTCGTTGTATCTGCCGGTGGCAGCAGCGCGATTGCGGTTTTGGCGGTTGCAGGTTTGGCGCCGCACACCGGAAGGTGAAGACCTCCCCCTGTTGGCTCTGCTTTGGCTGGTGTTGATGGTGGCCTTTTTCTCAGCTGCTGCCACCAAGCTGCCGGGTTACATCCTGCCCGCATTGCCCGGTGGGAGCCTGCTGGTCACCCTGCTGTTTGTGCCATTGCAGCCGTCCTCCCCAGCGTTGGGGGCTGGTCTTCGGATCACTGGTTGGGGCAATGCAAGCCTGCTCGCCTTGATGGGTGTGGCAGCGGTGCTCGCTCCTCGCTGGCTGGAAACGGATCCCTCCTATCCAGCTTTTGCTGATGCCCTGCGGGCTTCCGGTTTGCCTTGGTTGTTGGGGATTCCTTTGCTGCTGGCAGCTGGCGCCATGGCGCTGCTGCTCTGCCGGGCCAGACAGGAATGGGTGTGGTTGCCCAATGCGGCCGGGTTGGCGGCGGCGCTGGCTCTGGTGATCCCCGTTCTGGTGCCCCTGATCGACCGTGAACGGCAACTCCCGATTCGCACGCTTGCCCGCTTGGCGGCGGAGCAGGGGCAGCCGGGCGAGCCGCTGATGGTGGTGGGCTACAAGCGCTACAGCGTGGTGTTTTACAGCGGCCGGCCCGTGCTGTTTGTGAACTCTCCCCGGAAGGCAGCCCGCAGCCTCGGCCAAGCGGCACGCTCCACTCCACCGACCAGCGTGCTGTTGCTGGGGAGCGATGCGGAATTGCTGGAGTTCGGCATTGGCCCTGGTGATGGCACACCCTTGGGCCGCCAGGATGCCCATCGGCTGATGCGCCTGCCGGTGGAGCGGCTGCAGCAACTGGAGCCCAGCTGA
- a CDS encoding glycosyltransferase family 2 protein codes for MALRVSIVLPTYNERGNIEPLLAQLLPLQQHYNLEILVVDDDSADGTAELVRQLAHREPRLRLIRRVGRSGLASAIKEGLLDATGDVALVMDSDGQHEPASVSRAIDTLVQSELDLVIGSRFHPEAEILGLSGRRERGSSWANSSARFSLPGRYAHLSDYMSGFFALRLEPLLPLIRAVDVNGFKFLYELLAVSRGALATAEVPLSFQPRSYGSSKLDLAIFWDFLISILHSLSLRLLPRRAISFGLVGVSGVAVQLLATQVFMAAGLGFKQALPFAVVVAASSNYLINNALTFRFQRLKGLALLRGLLKFLLVASLPVLANVGLASAFYSLVARDTLWAQLAGILVVFVWNYAASSRFVWNTP; via the coding sequence ATGGCTCTGAGGGTTTCGATCGTGCTGCCCACCTACAACGAGCGGGGCAACATCGAGCCGTTGTTGGCGCAGCTCTTGCCGCTGCAGCAGCACTACAACCTCGAAATTCTGGTGGTGGATGATGATTCCGCCGATGGCACCGCCGAGCTGGTGCGTCAGCTCGCCCACCGAGAACCACGCCTGCGCTTGATCCGGCGCGTGGGTCGATCAGGTCTAGCCAGTGCCATCAAAGAAGGGCTGCTGGATGCCACCGGTGACGTGGCCCTGGTGATGGATAGCGACGGCCAGCATGAGCCGGCTTCCGTGAGCCGCGCGATCGACACCTTGGTGCAGAGCGAGCTGGATCTGGTGATCGGCAGCCGTTTCCATCCCGAGGCCGAAATCCTGGGCCTCAGTGGCCGGCGCGAGCGCGGCTCTAGTTGGGCCAATTCCAGTGCTCGCTTCAGCCTGCCCGGCCGCTACGCCCACCTCAGCGATTACATGAGCGGCTTTTTTGCCCTGCGGCTCGAGCCGTTGCTGCCGTTGATCCGGGCCGTTGATGTGAACGGCTTCAAGTTTTTGTATGAACTCCTGGCGGTGAGTCGCGGGGCTCTGGCGACTGCCGAGGTGCCGCTCAGTTTTCAGCCGCGCAGCTACGGCAGCTCCAAGCTTGATCTGGCGATTTTCTGGGATTTTCTGATTTCGATCCTCCATAGCCTCAGCTTGCGGTTGCTGCCGCGCCGAGCCATCAGCTTTGGTTTGGTGGGGGTGAGCGGTGTGGCTGTGCAACTGCTCGCCACCCAGGTGTTCATGGCGGCAGGCCTGGGGTTTAAGCAAGCCTTGCCCTTTGCGGTGGTGGTAGCTGCCAGCTCCAACTACCTGATCAACAACGCCCTCACCTTCCGTTTCCAGCGGCTGAAGGGTTTGGCATTGCTGCGCGGGCTGCTGAAGTTTCTGCTGGTGGCCTCGCTGCCGGTGTTGGCCAACGTGGGCTTGGCCTCGGCCTTCTACAGCCTGGTGGCCCGCGACACCCTCTGGGCGCAGCTGGCGGGAATCCTGGTGGTGTTCGTGTGGAACTACGCCGCCAGTAGCCGTTTCGTGTGGAACACGCCCTAA
- the rpoD gene encoding RNA polymerase sigma factor RpoD — protein MSPAAASKTTTSKATSAKASASKAAKPEILMVANASGETITVAKAKPKASRSKAKAEDDTTATEAANKVTPTKAKAAAKTKAAPKAKAAAKTKAAPKTKAAAKTAAPANLDVAADQLLAAAANKAADAKPAEKDAKAKALASIKVGPKGVYTEDSIRVYLQEIGRIRLLRPDEEIELARKIADLLQLEELAAQFETDHGHYPDTKEWAALVDMPLIKFRRRLMLGRRAKEKMVQSNLRLVVSIAKKYMNRGLSFQDLIQEGSLGLIRAAEKFDHEKGYKFSTYATWWIRQAITRAIADQSRTIRLPVHLYETISRIKKTTKTLSQEFGRKPTEEEIAESMEMTIEKLRFIAKSAQLPISLETPIGKEEDSRLGDFIEADIENPEQDVAKNLLREDLEGVLATLSPRERDVLRLRYGLDDGRMKTLEEIGQIFDVTRERIRQIEAKALRKLRHPNRNGVLKEYIK, from the coding sequence ATGAGCCCTGCCGCTGCATCCAAAACCACCACCAGCAAAGCCACCTCGGCCAAGGCCTCGGCCTCCAAGGCGGCGAAGCCAGAAATCCTGATGGTGGCCAACGCCTCCGGTGAAACGATCACGGTGGCGAAGGCCAAGCCCAAAGCCAGCCGTAGCAAAGCCAAGGCAGAGGACGACACCACGGCGACTGAGGCTGCGAACAAGGTGACCCCCACCAAGGCCAAGGCAGCCGCCAAAACGAAGGCAGCTCCTAAGGCCAAGGCTGCTGCGAAGACGAAGGCCGCGCCCAAGACCAAGGCCGCCGCCAAGACCGCAGCCCCGGCCAATCTCGACGTCGCCGCTGATCAGCTCCTCGCGGCCGCCGCAAACAAGGCGGCTGATGCCAAGCCGGCCGAAAAGGATGCCAAGGCCAAGGCTCTGGCCAGCATCAAGGTGGGTCCCAAGGGCGTCTACACCGAAGACTCGATCCGCGTTTACCTGCAGGAGATCGGTCGGATTCGCTTGCTGCGGCCCGACGAAGAGATCGAGCTGGCCCGCAAGATCGCCGATCTACTCCAGCTCGAGGAGCTGGCAGCTCAGTTCGAGACCGACCACGGCCACTACCCCGACACCAAGGAGTGGGCAGCCCTGGTGGACATGCCCCTGATCAAGTTCCGCCGCCGCCTGATGCTCGGCCGCCGGGCCAAGGAAAAGATGGTGCAGTCGAACCTGCGCCTGGTGGTGTCGATTGCCAAGAAGTACATGAACCGGGGCCTGAGCTTCCAGGACCTGATTCAGGAAGGCTCTCTCGGCCTGATCCGTGCCGCTGAGAAGTTCGACCACGAGAAGGGCTACAAGTTCTCCACCTACGCCACCTGGTGGATTCGTCAGGCCATCACTCGCGCCATCGCCGACCAGTCGCGCACCATCCGCCTGCCGGTGCACCTCTACGAGACCATCTCGCGCATCAAGAAAACCACCAAAACCCTCTCCCAGGAATTTGGCCGCAAGCCCACCGAGGAGGAGATCGCTGAATCGATGGAGATGACCATCGAGAAGCTGCGCTTTATCGCCAAGAGCGCCCAGCTGCCCATCTCCTTGGAAACTCCGATCGGTAAGGAAGAAGATTCCCGCCTCGGCGACTTCATCGAAGCCGACATCGAGAACCCCGAGCAGGACGTGGCCAAGAACCTGCTGCGTGAAGATCTCGAAGGCGTGCTGGCCACCCTCAGCCCCCGCGAGCGCGATGTGCTGCGCCTGCGCTACGGCCTCGATGACGGCCGCATGAAGACCCTCGAGGAGATTGGTCAGATCTTCGATGTGACCCGCGAGCGCATCCGCCAGATCGAAGCCAAGGCCCTGCGCAAGCTGCGCCACCCCAACCGCAACGGCGTGCTCAAGGAGTACATCAAGTAA
- the priA gene encoding primosomal protein N', which translates to MEPGLGRSQQGWLQVWLEAGREGQVFTYSNPAALELGCGDLVQVRLRGQRHIGLVVELLDAAPPDLAGRQLQAIEALHHRAAVDPQWQQLIEAVAEQCRTSVFRTLKTALPPGWLGQRKAGRTLGSRRQLWLELSESGRCEPLESFSPGQARLLELLRQQNGCGWQKQLLEQANVGRSVADGLLKRQLVTRTSRPFNRHGAGAALATQDLEQPQQLTADQQAALTALVEAAAGEQLLLWGVTGAGKTEVYLQAAAQQLQQGRSVLLLTPEIGLIPQLLDRCRRRFGDQVLEYHSSCSDGQRIDTWRRCLSGEEPLVVVGTRSAIFLPLVGLGLIVLDEEHDRSYKQDSPMPCYHARDVAVLRAASSGARLLLGSATPSLETWLACQGSSPSCRLVQLPQRIGGRPLPPVHVVDMRQELAEGHRRLVSRPLMERLEALPGSGGQAVVLVPRRGYSSFLSCRSCGEVVQCPHCDVALTVHRQRERSWLRCHWCDHRAEISDRCGACGSTAFKPFGAGTQQVMEHLAQELEGLRLLRFDRDTTRGRDGHRRLLERFAAGEADVLVGTQMLAKGMDLPQVTLAAVLAADGLLHRPDLRAAEECLQLLLQLAGRAGRGERPGEVLVQTYSPEHRVIRHLVDGRYEAFLKEELAERRAAALVPFSQACLLRLAGPSASRTATAASLLAEHIRPRSDALGWLIIGPAPAPVARVAGNSRWQLLLHGPASGALPVPMERELRALLPRDVSLAIDPDPLEL; encoded by the coding sequence TTGGAGCCTGGTCTGGGCCGCAGCCAACAGGGTTGGTTGCAGGTTTGGTTGGAGGCCGGCCGGGAAGGGCAGGTCTTCACCTACAGCAACCCCGCAGCGCTGGAACTGGGCTGCGGCGACCTGGTGCAGGTGCGGCTGCGGGGCCAACGCCACATCGGCCTGGTGGTGGAGCTGCTTGATGCAGCGCCACCCGACCTCGCCGGCCGCCAACTCCAAGCGATCGAAGCGCTGCACCATCGGGCCGCCGTGGATCCCCAGTGGCAACAGTTGATCGAGGCCGTGGCCGAGCAATGCCGCACCAGCGTGTTTCGCACGCTGAAAACGGCACTCCCCCCGGGCTGGCTCGGGCAACGCAAAGCGGGCAGAACCCTGGGAAGCCGCCGGCAGCTCTGGCTTGAACTCAGCGAATCCGGGCGCTGCGAACCCCTCGAATCGTTCAGCCCGGGCCAGGCACGGCTGCTCGAACTGTTGCGCCAACAGAACGGATGCGGCTGGCAGAAACAGCTGCTCGAGCAAGCCAACGTGGGCCGCAGCGTGGCCGATGGCCTGCTGAAAAGGCAGCTGGTGACACGAACGTCGCGCCCGTTCAACCGCCACGGCGCTGGGGCGGCCTTAGCGACCCAGGATCTCGAGCAACCGCAGCAGCTCACGGCGGACCAACAGGCGGCGCTCACCGCGCTGGTGGAGGCCGCAGCCGGAGAGCAGCTGTTGCTTTGGGGCGTGACGGGCGCCGGCAAGACAGAGGTGTACTTGCAAGCAGCAGCCCAGCAATTGCAGCAGGGGCGCTCAGTGCTGCTGTTAACCCCTGAAATCGGGCTGATTCCTCAGTTGCTGGACCGCTGCAGGAGACGCTTCGGGGACCAGGTGCTGGAGTACCACTCAAGCTGCAGTGACGGCCAACGGATCGACACCTGGCGGCGCTGCCTGAGTGGCGAAGAGCCACTGGTGGTGGTGGGCACCCGCTCGGCGATCTTTTTGCCGCTGGTGGGGCTAGGCCTGATCGTGCTGGATGAGGAGCACGACCGCTCCTACAAACAAGACAGCCCAATGCCCTGCTACCACGCCCGTGATGTGGCGGTGTTGCGGGCGGCATCGAGCGGCGCTCGGCTTTTGCTGGGCTCGGCCACGCCCAGCCTCGAAACCTGGCTGGCCTGTCAGGGAAGCTCACCCAGCTGCCGGTTGGTGCAGCTGCCCCAGCGCATCGGTGGACGCCCCCTCCCCCCCGTGCATGTGGTGGACATGCGCCAGGAGCTCGCCGAGGGCCATCGGCGCCTGGTGAGCCGGCCGCTGATGGAGCGGCTTGAAGCTCTGCCCGGCAGCGGCGGCCAGGCGGTGGTGCTGGTGCCGCGGCGGGGCTACAGCAGCTTCCTGAGCTGCCGCAGCTGCGGCGAAGTGGTGCAGTGCCCCCACTGCGATGTGGCCCTGACGGTGCATCGGCAGCGGGAGCGCTCCTGGCTGCGTTGCCACTGGTGCGACCACCGCGCGGAGATCAGTGACCGTTGCGGGGCCTGCGGATCCACGGCGTTCAAACCCTTCGGCGCTGGCACCCAGCAGGTGATGGAACATCTGGCGCAGGAGCTGGAGGGGCTGCGGTTGTTGCGCTTCGATCGCGATACCACCCGCGGCCGCGATGGGCATCGCCGGCTGCTGGAGCGCTTCGCCGCAGGAGAAGCGGATGTGCTGGTGGGCACGCAAATGCTCGCCAAGGGGATGGACCTGCCCCAGGTGACCCTCGCGGCGGTGCTGGCGGCCGATGGCCTGCTGCATCGCCCGGATCTGCGGGCCGCGGAGGAATGCCTGCAACTGTTGTTGCAGCTGGCGGGGCGGGCCGGGCGAGGCGAGCGCCCCGGTGAGGTGCTGGTGCAGACCTACAGCCCCGAACACCGGGTGATCCGCCACCTGGTGGATGGGCGCTACGAAGCCTTCCTGAAGGAGGAACTGGCCGAACGCCGAGCTGCGGCGCTGGTGCCCTTCAGCCAAGCCTGTCTGCTGCGGCTGGCGGGGCCATCGGCGAGCCGCACCGCCACCGCCGCTTCACTGTTGGCGGAACACATCCGGCCCCGCAGCGACGCCCTCGGCTGGCTGATCATCGGGCCCGCCCCAGCGCCGGTGGCCCGGGTGGCGGGCAACAGCCGCTGGCAGCTGCTGTTGCATGGACCCGCCAGCGGCGCCCTGCCGGTGCCGATGGAACGAGAGCTGCGGGCGCTGCTGCCGCGGGATGTGTCGTTGGCAATCGACCCCGACCCCCTGGAGCTCTAG